Part of the Streptomyces europaeiscabiei genome is shown below.
AGGATGCGGGCGGCCTCACGGGTCTGCTCGGCGGAGTAGTTGGAGACGCCGACGTACAGCGCCTTGCCCTGCCGGACCGCCGAGTGCAGCGCGCCCATCGTCTCCTCCAGCGGAGTCTCAGGGTCGGGGCGGTGCGAGTAGAAGATGTCGACGTAGTCCAGGCCCATGCGCTTCAGGCTCTGGTCCAGCGAGGAGAGCACGTACTTGCGGGAGCCCCACTCGCCGTACGGGCCGGGCCACATCAGATAGCCCGCCTTGGTGGAGATGGCCAGCTCGTCCCGGTACGGGGCGAAGTCGGCCTTCAGGGCCTCGCCGAGAGCGGACTCGGCGGAGCCGGGCGGCGGGCCGTAGTTGTTGGCCAGGTCGAAGTGGGTGACGCCCAGGTCGAAGGCGCGGCGCAGGATCGCGCGCTGCGTCTCGACGGACCGGTCGGGGCCGAAGTTGTGCCACAGGCCGAGCGAGAGCGCGGGAAGTTTCAGACCGCTGCGTCCGGTGCGCCGGTAGGGCATGTCCGCGTAGCGGTCGGGGTGTGCGGTGTACAACGCGACTCCAGAGGGGTTGGCACGGTGGGACCGAAAGTCCCC
Proteins encoded:
- the mgrA gene encoding L-glyceraldehyde 3-phosphate reductase, which produces MYTAHPDRYADMPYRRTGRSGLKLPALSLGLWHNFGPDRSVETQRAILRRAFDLGVTHFDLANNYGPPPGSAESALGEALKADFAPYRDELAISTKAGYLMWPGPYGEWGSRKYVLSSLDQSLKRMGLDYVDIFYSHRPDPETPLEETMGALHSAVRQGKALYVGVSNYSAEQTREAARILGELGTPLLIHQPRYSMLDRRPESEGLLDALDELQVGSIVFSPLEQGLLTSRYLDGIPEGSRAASDSPFLKSDAVTEDLVGRLRALDEVAKSRGQTLAQLALAWTLRGGRVTSALVGASSARQIEDSVGAIANLDFEADELARIDAIIEGKS